Proteins found in one Thunnus maccoyii chromosome 5, fThuMac1.1, whole genome shotgun sequence genomic segment:
- the snx20 gene encoding sorting nexin-20 isoform X1: protein MNYILRNFLSLCTYLLAQKPHGTCLYLCFYFPGVTTAFKHLTVKSSCVGAMAEPRRHTEDPLFPGEFLTSSSLTTKELQQNLRAEKQRERPVRVLFEIPSTRIIEQALSKYVVYEVVVMRSGSFDSRRVSVERRYSDFSRFHHALLREFNEELEEVVLPRKLLTGNFSPEIISERRLGLQDYLAKLYETRCVRHSPLFPKFFTEQEQKKAHSLLRAGQFRLALEQLQTILGIQEKLVPWQKPTLLVPTLAALAVCYRDLEEPEQAFTSAQRALPPVRRYGLKNYRASLLDLLVDLGYQLGQPVAQLQEELTALRDAERGEVSSRSLKELVVKEFI, encoded by the exons ATGAATTATATTCTGAGGaacttcctctctctgtgtacTTATCTGTTAGCACAAAAACCACACGgtacatgtttatatttgtgcTTCTACTTTCCTGGAGTGACGACAGCTTTTAAACACCTCACTGTTAAGAG CAGCTGTGTGGGTGCGATGGCAGAACCACGGAGACACACTGAAGACCCTTTGTTTCCAG gtgaatTTCTCACCTCTTCCAGTTTAACCACTaaggagctgcagcagaacTTGAGGGCGGAGAAGCAGAGGGAGCGACCCGTCAGGGTGCTGTTTGAAATCCCATCGACTCGTATCATTGAACAGGCTCTGTCCAAATACGTG GTATATGAGGTCGTGGTGATGCGCTCTGGCAGCTTCGACTCTCGCCGCGTGTCCGTGGAGCGCCGCTACAGCGACTTTTCCCGCTTTCACCACGCACTGCTGAGGGAGTTCAacgaggagctggaggaggtggTGCTTCCCCGCAAACTCCTGACCGGAAACTTCTCCCCTGAAATCATCTCAGAGCGGCGCCTGGGTCTCCAGGACTACCTGGCTAAACTTTACGAAACACGTTGCGTCCGACATTCACCTCTTTTCCCCAAATTCTTCACGGAGCAGGAGCAGAAGAAAGCGCACAGTTTGCTGCGAGCGGGACAGTTCAGACTGGCTCTGGAGCAGCTGCAGACGATTCTGGGGATTCAGGAGAAGCTGGTGCCGTGGCAGAAACCCACCCTGCTTGTACCGACGCTCGCTGCCCTCGCCGTTTGTTACCGGGACCTGGAGGAACCTGAACAAGCGTTTACGTCTGCTCAGAGGGCTCTGCCTCCGGTGAGACGATACGGACTGAAGAACTACAGAGCCTCGCTGCTGGACCTGCTGGTGGATTTAGGATACCAGCTGGGCCAGCCGGTGGCTCAGTTACAGGAAGAGCTGACTGCGCTGAGAGACGCCGAGAGGGGAGAGGTGTCCTCCCGCTCGCTGAAAGAGTTAGTGGTGAAGGAGTTCATCTGA
- the snx20 gene encoding sorting nexin-20 isoform X2 has product MNYILRNFLSLCTYLLAQKPHGTCLYLCFYFPGVTTAFKHLTVKSCVGAMAEPRRHTEDPLFPGEFLTSSSLTTKELQQNLRAEKQRERPVRVLFEIPSTRIIEQALSKYVVYEVVVMRSGSFDSRRVSVERRYSDFSRFHHALLREFNEELEEVVLPRKLLTGNFSPEIISERRLGLQDYLAKLYETRCVRHSPLFPKFFTEQEQKKAHSLLRAGQFRLALEQLQTILGIQEKLVPWQKPTLLVPTLAALAVCYRDLEEPEQAFTSAQRALPPVRRYGLKNYRASLLDLLVDLGYQLGQPVAQLQEELTALRDAERGEVSSRSLKELVVKEFI; this is encoded by the exons ATGAATTATATTCTGAGGaacttcctctctctgtgtacTTATCTGTTAGCACAAAAACCACACGgtacatgtttatatttgtgcTTCTACTTTCCTGGAGTGACGACAGCTTTTAAACACCTCACTGTTAAGAG CTGTGTGGGTGCGATGGCAGAACCACGGAGACACACTGAAGACCCTTTGTTTCCAG gtgaatTTCTCACCTCTTCCAGTTTAACCACTaaggagctgcagcagaacTTGAGGGCGGAGAAGCAGAGGGAGCGACCCGTCAGGGTGCTGTTTGAAATCCCATCGACTCGTATCATTGAACAGGCTCTGTCCAAATACGTG GTATATGAGGTCGTGGTGATGCGCTCTGGCAGCTTCGACTCTCGCCGCGTGTCCGTGGAGCGCCGCTACAGCGACTTTTCCCGCTTTCACCACGCACTGCTGAGGGAGTTCAacgaggagctggaggaggtggTGCTTCCCCGCAAACTCCTGACCGGAAACTTCTCCCCTGAAATCATCTCAGAGCGGCGCCTGGGTCTCCAGGACTACCTGGCTAAACTTTACGAAACACGTTGCGTCCGACATTCACCTCTTTTCCCCAAATTCTTCACGGAGCAGGAGCAGAAGAAAGCGCACAGTTTGCTGCGAGCGGGACAGTTCAGACTGGCTCTGGAGCAGCTGCAGACGATTCTGGGGATTCAGGAGAAGCTGGTGCCGTGGCAGAAACCCACCCTGCTTGTACCGACGCTCGCTGCCCTCGCCGTTTGTTACCGGGACCTGGAGGAACCTGAACAAGCGTTTACGTCTGCTCAGAGGGCTCTGCCTCCGGTGAGACGATACGGACTGAAGAACTACAGAGCCTCGCTGCTGGACCTGCTGGTGGATTTAGGATACCAGCTGGGCCAGCCGGTGGCTCAGTTACAGGAAGAGCTGACTGCGCTGAGAGACGCCGAGAGGGGAGAGGTGTCCTCCCGCTCGCTGAAAGAGTTAGTGGTGAAGGAGTTCATCTGA
- the snx20 gene encoding sorting nexin-20 isoform X3 produces the protein MAEPRRHTEDPLFPGEFLTSSSLTTKELQQNLRAEKQRERPVRVLFEIPSTRIIEQALSKYVVYEVVVMRSGSFDSRRVSVERRYSDFSRFHHALLREFNEELEEVVLPRKLLTGNFSPEIISERRLGLQDYLAKLYETRCVRHSPLFPKFFTEQEQKKAHSLLRAGQFRLALEQLQTILGIQEKLVPWQKPTLLVPTLAALAVCYRDLEEPEQAFTSAQRALPPVRRYGLKNYRASLLDLLVDLGYQLGQPVAQLQEELTALRDAERGEVSSRSLKELVVKEFI, from the exons ATGGCAGAACCACGGAGACACACTGAAGACCCTTTGTTTCCAG gtgaatTTCTCACCTCTTCCAGTTTAACCACTaaggagctgcagcagaacTTGAGGGCGGAGAAGCAGAGGGAGCGACCCGTCAGGGTGCTGTTTGAAATCCCATCGACTCGTATCATTGAACAGGCTCTGTCCAAATACGTG GTATATGAGGTCGTGGTGATGCGCTCTGGCAGCTTCGACTCTCGCCGCGTGTCCGTGGAGCGCCGCTACAGCGACTTTTCCCGCTTTCACCACGCACTGCTGAGGGAGTTCAacgaggagctggaggaggtggTGCTTCCCCGCAAACTCCTGACCGGAAACTTCTCCCCTGAAATCATCTCAGAGCGGCGCCTGGGTCTCCAGGACTACCTGGCTAAACTTTACGAAACACGTTGCGTCCGACATTCACCTCTTTTCCCCAAATTCTTCACGGAGCAGGAGCAGAAGAAAGCGCACAGTTTGCTGCGAGCGGGACAGTTCAGACTGGCTCTGGAGCAGCTGCAGACGATTCTGGGGATTCAGGAGAAGCTGGTGCCGTGGCAGAAACCCACCCTGCTTGTACCGACGCTCGCTGCCCTCGCCGTTTGTTACCGGGACCTGGAGGAACCTGAACAAGCGTTTACGTCTGCTCAGAGGGCTCTGCCTCCGGTGAGACGATACGGACTGAAGAACTACAGAGCCTCGCTGCTGGACCTGCTGGTGGATTTAGGATACCAGCTGGGCCAGCCGGTGGCTCAGTTACAGGAAGAGCTGACTGCGCTGAGAGACGCCGAGAGGGGAGAGGTGTCCTCCCGCTCGCTGAAAGAGTTAGTGGTGAAGGAGTTCATCTGA
- the mphosph6 gene encoding M-phase phosphoprotein 6 has translation MASDSVKLSKNLLRMKFMQRGLDAETKKQLEEDEKRIISDEHWYLDLPELKAKENLIIEEKSFVPCEDLNYGRMSFKGFNPEVEKLMALMNPKDESEKREEEEVSRMQTDVTDEEMALRYESLVGSMKKKFAKKRERAAVEEEDDMNHNVVETNTKRVFLKPQD, from the exons ATGGCGAGCGACTCTGTGAAACTCTCCAAAAACCTCCTGCGCATGAAG tTCATGCAGAGAGGTCTGGACGCTGAGACGAAGAAGCAGCTGGAAGAAGACGAGAAGAGAATCATAAGTGATGAACACTGGTATCTGGACCTGCCAGAGCTTAAAGCAAAAGA gAACCTCATCATAGAGGAGAAGAGTTTTGTGCCGTGTGAAGACCTGAATTACGGTCGCATGTCGTTCAAGGGTTTTAATCCAGAAGTCGAG AAACTGATGGCTCTGATGAATCCGAAGGACGAATCGGAGAAacgagaggaagaggaggtcaGCCGAATGCAAACAGATGTCACAGATGAAGAAATGGCGCTGAG GTACGAGAGTTTAGTAGGAAGCATGAAGAAAAAGTTTGCAAAGAAGCGAGAGCGAGCAGCcgtagaagaagaagacgacatGAACCACAACGTtgtggaaacaaacacaaagagagttTTTCTGAAACCGCAGGACTGA
- the hsd17b2 gene encoding estradiol 17-beta-dehydrogenase 2 has translation MDACFCVAAAAAFTFTVVWTLKQGCDAGYWSVAFGALGASLYFTAPLVYCGVALLCCSIALVCVTARTDELLPLQGRAVLVTGCDSGFGHTLAKRLSKMGVQVFAGVLDVNGAGAQQLRDQGCENLQVLQLDVIDSSQIEKTHLHIRAQVGDSGLWGLVNNAGILHCPLDAELHPVTLYRRVMDVNFLSAVKMCQVFLPLLRRSRGRIVNVASMAAEVPMPMFAAYGASKAALSVFSKVMRLELSVWGVRVALIQPSGFRTNIFGNTDAISRYRDEILSGVSSDAREDYGEAYISSLPSSLTKLSQMSAEDLSPVVDNMCHALLSVQPRPLYTPGKMGWFLPFLHRHLPTTLFDCVIMNLQKYTDCEPAGLHVNSG, from the exons ATGGATGCCTGTTTCTgtgttgcagctgcagcggCGTTCACTTTCACGGTGGTTTGGACGCTGAAGCAGGGCTGTGATGCTGGATACTGGTCTGTTGCGTTCGGGGCCCTCGGGGCCTCTCTGTACTTCACAGCTCCTCTGGTGTACTGTGGGGTCGCCTTACTGTGCTGCAGCATCGCTCTGGTGTGTGTGACTGCGAGGACGGACGAGCTGCTGCCGCTGCAGGGCAGAGCGGTGCTGGTTACAG GTTGTGATTCAGGTTTCGGTCACACGCTGGCGAAGCGGCTGAGCAAGATGGGAGTGCAGGTGTTCGCAGGTGTGCTGGATGTGAACGGAGCTGGAGCTCAGCAGCTGAGAGACCAAGGATGTGAAAACCTGCAGGTCCTGCAGCTCGACGTGATCGACAGCTCCCAGATAGAGAAGACACACCTGCACATCCGCGCTCAGGTCGGAGACTCAG gTTTGTGGGGTTTAGTGAATAACGCAGGAATCCTTCACTGTCCTCTGGATGCAGAGCTGCATCCTGTCACATTGTACAGACGTGTCATGGACGTCAACTTCCTGTCTGCAGTGAAGATGTGTCAGGTGTTCCTGCCTCTGCTGCGCAGGTCCAGAGGACGCATCGTCAACGTGGCCAGCATGGCAG CTGAGGTGCCGATGCCCATGTTCGCTGCTTACGGAGCATCGAAGGCGGCGCTGAGTGTTTTCTCCAAAGTCATGAGGCTGGAGTTGTCTGTGTGGGGCGTCAGAGTGGCTTTAATTCAGCCTTCAGGCTTCAGAACAA atATCTTTGGGAACACTGACGCCATCAGCCGCTACCGAGACGAGATCCTCTCAGGTGTCTCCTCTGATGCCAGAGAGGATTATGGGGAGGCGTACATCTCGTCTCTCCCCAGCAGTTTGACCAAACTGTCCCAGATGTCAGCGGAGGATCTGTCTCCTGTGGTGGACAACATGTGTCAtgctctgctgtctgtccaGCCCAGACCTCTGTACACCCCCGGAAAGATGGGATGGTTCCTTCCGTTTCTTCACCGCCACCTTCCCACCACGCTGTTCGATTGCGTCATCATGAACCTCCAGAAATACACCGACTGTGAGCCTGCAGGCCTCCACGTCAACTCAGGTTAA